Proteins from one Fervidicoccaceae archaeon genomic window:
- a CDS encoding molybdopterin-binding protein, with translation MIEIIVVSDRVASGEAKDESGLLAKNILESSGYTVSTIKYISNSFREILRATREARDKVLIYIGGTGPSPRDITVDVLESLAWRKLPGFGEFFRMRSLESAGYSALISRSELFILPDGKIAVVLPGSSNAVETGLDILKRILDHLLEEVERFEGPHKK, from the coding sequence ATGATAGAGATAATCGTGGTGAGTGATAGAGTAGCTTCGGGAGAGGCGAAGGATGAGAGCGGCCTGCTGGCAAAGAACATTCTGGAATCATCAGGCTATACAGTGAGCACCATCAAGTACATAAGCAATAGCTTCAGGGAAATTCTGAGAGCAACGAGAGAAGCAAGGGATAAAGTTCTCATATATATAGGAGGGACAGGTCCGAGCCCAAGAGATATAACAGTAGATGTGCTGGAGAGCTTAGCATGGAGGAAGCTTCCTGGCTTCGGAGAGTTTTTCAGAATGAGATCCCTGGAATCAGCGGGATATAGTGCTTTGATCTCCAGAAGCGAGCTCTTCATACTGCCTGACGGCAAGATTGCTGTAGTTCTGCCTGGTTCAAGCAATGCAGTGGAAACAGGTCTCGATATTCTGAAGAGGATCCTTGATCATTTACTGGAAGAAGTAGAAAGGTTCGAGGGGCCTCATAAAAAATGA
- a CDS encoding MoaD/ThiS family protein: MTKIVLVGQLKEILGKEFLELNGNRLSEILRKLSPAVQDVLDIDGKPSGKYIFLLNGVDSFVYGDDPEIKEEDTITIIPISHGG, from the coding sequence TTGACTAAGATTGTTCTCGTTGGGCAGCTCAAGGAAATTCTTGGAAAGGAGTTTCTGGAGCTAAATGGAAACAGGCTAAGCGAAATACTCAGAAAGCTTTCACCTGCTGTTCAAGATGTTCTCGATATTGATGGGAAGCCCAGTGGAAAGTATATTTTCCTACTGAATGGGGTGGATTCATTTGTCTACGGTGATGATCCAGAAATCAAGGAAGAAGATACTATAACTATAATACCAATAAGCCACGGAGGATGA
- a CDS encoding ubiquitin-like small modifier protein 1 — translation MVHVKVFATLIDIVGSRTIEINGPRTVRELIDALDSKYPGFKKELERGFLILVNGSNITEKQGLNTEIEEDDTVSIFPPVGGG, via the coding sequence ATGGTTCACGTGAAGGTTTTTGCGACGCTCATAGACATTGTGGGATCTAGGACCATCGAGATCAATGGTCCAAGAACAGTGAGGGAACTAATAGATGCCCTTGATTCCAAATATCCCGGCTTCAAAAAGGAGCTGGAGAGAGGCTTCCTCATTTTAGTCAATGGCAGCAACATAACCGAGAAGCAAGGGCTGAACACAGAAATAGAGGAAGATGATACTGTGAGCATATTTCCTCCTGTTGGTGGAGGATAA
- a CDS encoding molybdopterin molybdotransferase MoeA, producing the protein MLRYASVDTAIINAKKLLNIELEKEFVGLDSLLGRISAEELRSPIDIPPTDRSAVDGFAVCSESVSSASPNNPIPLVVASSDKGSISCGETVPISTGDPLPEGADAVVMLEDTEREGGTLLVMRSAAKYDNVSRKGEDFEKGKIVIERGTVIRPWHLASISTVGMRGIIAYRKIRVGIIATGSEVTEPGGEGFIFDSTSRLIASYFSEQGFFDVKRYGIVKDDIEMIASFLMRAAKESDVIITTGGTGPGSRDLSINALLRAGGKLLVRGIAMRPGRPTSYGELEGKPVFLLSGYPVAAFVGARFIILPFIEEKIGIKDDRLKFVFARLKSRVAGEGGLESFIRVKLNSCGNELCAEPILLRGSGILSSLLKSGGFLRVPANVEGFEEGEIVRIELA; encoded by the coding sequence GTGCTTAGATATGCTTCAGTTGATACTGCAATTATCAATGCTAAAAAACTATTAAACATCGAGCTGGAAAAGGAGTTTGTTGGCCTAGATTCACTCCTCGGAAGAATTTCTGCAGAAGAATTGAGATCGCCTATTGATATTCCTCCGACAGATAGAAGTGCTGTTGACGGTTTTGCCGTCTGCAGTGAAAGCGTTTCATCTGCTTCTCCAAACAATCCAATTCCTCTTGTAGTTGCAAGTTCAGATAAGGGAAGCATCTCATGTGGAGAGACGGTTCCAATTTCAACGGGAGACCCCCTTCCAGAAGGAGCAGATGCTGTTGTGATGCTCGAGGACACAGAGAGAGAAGGAGGCACTCTTCTAGTTATGAGGAGCGCAGCAAAGTATGATAATGTCTCAAGAAAAGGGGAGGACTTCGAGAAGGGAAAAATCGTAATAGAGAGGGGGACCGTTATAAGGCCATGGCATTTAGCTTCTATTTCGACAGTTGGTATGAGGGGGATAATTGCTTATAGAAAAATCAGAGTGGGAATAATAGCCACCGGCTCTGAAGTGACAGAGCCTGGAGGAGAGGGGTTCATATTTGACTCAACTTCGAGGTTGATTGCTTCATATTTTTCTGAGCAGGGGTTCTTCGATGTAAAGAGATATGGCATTGTGAAAGATGATATTGAAATGATAGCTTCTTTTTTGATGAGGGCTGCAAAAGAGAGCGATGTCATAATAACAACAGGCGGGACGGGGCCTGGCTCTAGGGATCTATCAATAAATGCTCTCCTTAGGGCAGGGGGAAAGCTGCTCGTGAGGGGAATCGCAATGCGCCCAGGGAGGCCAACAAGCTATGGAGAGCTGGAGGGGAAGCCCGTATTTCTCCTCTCAGGGTATCCCGTAGCAGCATTTGTTGGGGCAAGATTCATAATTTTGCCATTCATAGAGGAGAAGATTGGTATTAAGGATGATAGGTTGAAATTTGTTTTTGCTAGGCTGAAGAGCAGAGTTGCGGGAGAGGGTGGACTAGAGAGCTTCATAAGAGTGAAGCTAAACAGCTGTGGAAACGAGCTATGCGCAGAACCCATCCTTTTGAGGGGGTCTGGGATACTGAGCTCTCTGCTCAAGTCAGGAGGCTTCTTAAGAGTGCCGGCAAATGTTGAGGGATTTGAGGAAGGAGAAATTGTCAGAATCGAACTTGCTTAA
- a CDS encoding molybdenum cofactor biosynthesis protein MoaE, with protein MIIAKIAEKEEDMNVEAILKEMRSTRDFPDIGGIAVFLGVVKGEVEDGGKVNQLEYDCIRAAAEDALRKIAEEQKEKWNLRSIVLIHRIGILNPGEPTLFVAVAGRSRKELFPALEETVERIKREVPIFKLEKRDDGEYWIIGEKRVRRLLGDDRDNRGE; from the coding sequence ATGATAATAGCAAAGATAGCAGAGAAAGAAGAGGATATGAACGTCGAAGCAATATTGAAAGAAATGAGGAGCACACGGGATTTCCCCGACATTGGAGGAATAGCTGTTTTCCTGGGTGTTGTTAAGGGAGAAGTGGAAGATGGAGGAAAAGTGAATCAGCTCGAATATGATTGCATTAGAGCAGCAGCTGAGGATGCTCTGAGGAAAATTGCTGAAGAGCAGAAAGAAAAATGGAACTTGAGAAGCATAGTGCTTATTCATAGGATAGGAATTCTAAATCCAGGAGAGCCCACACTCTTTGTAGCTGTTGCCGGGAGAAGCAGGAAGGAACTCTTTCCAGCTCTCGAGGAAACAGTTGAGAGGATAAAGAGAGAGGTCCCAATATTCAAGCTTGAAAAAAGGGATGATGGAGAGTACTGGATAATTGGGGAAAAAAGGGTTAGGAGGCTGCTCGGAGATGATAGAGATAATCGTGGTGAGTGA
- the moaA gene encoding GTP 3',8-cyclase MoaA, with amino-acid sequence MECYLRDRFGRCVDSYRLVVTTRCNYACIFCHREGITGAGRNELLTPQDYGFLTKVSIGLGIKSYKITGGEPLIRDDIAEIVKEISSEGGDVTMTSNGSLLSVKAKDLADGGLKRINVSVHSLRKETYAYLTGGSRSLDIVLRGIRLAIDYGIKVKLNFILMRSNREELPQLINFAAGIGADMNIIELIPLGTPLPVYNREHEKFDGLERILVELGGTSKLKKFQNRPSYVLPNGTEVTLIRGYGNPNLCEGCTRLRITPEGRIKTCLFVEEPYIDFLRPIKERDSRGVIEAIHRAVELRKPYFTKGGKNGNQDG; translated from the coding sequence TTGGAATGCTATCTCAGAGATAGATTTGGCCGATGTGTTGATAGTTACAGGCTGGTCGTTACAACAAGGTGCAATTATGCATGTATCTTCTGCCACAGGGAAGGCATAACAGGAGCAGGAAGAAACGAGCTCTTGACTCCTCAGGACTATGGCTTTCTCACAAAGGTCTCAATTGGTTTGGGCATTAAAAGCTACAAAATAACAGGGGGAGAGCCCCTCATACGGGATGACATAGCAGAAATAGTTAAAGAGATAAGCAGTGAAGGCGGAGACGTTACGATGACCTCGAATGGATCCCTCCTCAGCGTGAAAGCAAAGGATCTGGCAGACGGAGGGCTCAAGAGAATAAATGTTAGTGTTCACTCTCTAAGAAAGGAGACATATGCTTATTTGACAGGAGGATCGAGGAGCCTTGACATAGTCCTGCGTGGAATCAGGTTGGCTATTGATTACGGAATTAAGGTGAAACTGAACTTCATACTCATGAGATCAAACAGAGAGGAGCTGCCTCAACTGATTAACTTTGCTGCTGGCATTGGAGCCGATATGAACATAATAGAATTAATACCACTTGGAACCCCCCTTCCCGTCTATAATAGAGAGCACGAGAAATTTGACGGCCTGGAGAGAATTCTTGTTGAGCTTGGAGGAACTTCGAAGCTGAAGAAATTTCAGAATCGTCCAAGCTACGTTCTTCCGAACGGGACAGAGGTAACTCTCATAAGAGGGTATGGGAACCCGAATCTCTGTGAAGGGTGCACCAGGCTCAGAATAACTCCTGAAGGGAGAATAAAGACCTGCCTCTTTGTTGAGGAACCATACATAGATTTTTTGAGGCCTATTAAGGAAAGAGATTCTCGTGGAGTTATAGAAGCTATTCACAGGGCGGTGGAGCTCAGAAAGCCCTACTTCACAAAAGGTGGTAAAAATGGGAATCAAGATGGTTGA
- a CDS encoding MoaD/ThiS family protein — translation MKVIISGISIYSEIIGKKKEVDVNEGVTVGELISLLLPKDAPSIYGLAAFVNGSPSSMDRRLKEGDLLEIAPNFSGG, via the coding sequence ATGAAAGTCATCATAAGTGGTATATCAATTTACTCAGAGATAATAGGGAAGAAGAAAGAGGTCGATGTCAACGAAGGGGTAACTGTAGGGGAGCTTATTTCACTCCTCCTCCCTAAGGATGCCCCATCTATCTATGGACTCGCTGCTTTTGTTAACGGCTCACCCTCCTCAATGGACCGCAGGCTGAAAGAGGGGGATCTTTTGGAAATTGCCCCGAATTTCTCTGGAGGGTGA
- the moaC gene encoding cyclic pyranopterin monophosphate synthase MoaC — protein MGIKMVDISGKSEVQREAVASGKIKLKRETIQLIKEGKVEKGDVLSASTLAAVLAVKKTPELLPLTHNIPITGVDVKFNFEEDGIRVHVTVRAQAKTGVEMEALAGVSAALLNIWDMVKKYEKDEEGQYPTTAIEEIKVVRKVKEKA, from the coding sequence ATGGGAATCAAGATGGTTGATATAAGTGGAAAGAGCGAAGTACAAAGGGAAGCAGTAGCCTCTGGAAAGATCAAACTGAAAAGGGAAACAATTCAGCTCATAAAGGAGGGAAAAGTAGAGAAAGGAGATGTTCTCTCTGCCTCTACACTTGCAGCCGTTCTAGCAGTCAAGAAAACTCCGGAACTTCTTCCTCTAACTCATAACATCCCAATAACAGGAGTGGATGTGAAGTTCAACTTCGAGGAAGACGGAATCAGGGTCCATGTCACGGTTAGGGCACAGGCCAAAACTGGCGTTGAAATGGAAGCTCTCGCTGGGGTCTCAGCAGCCCTCCTCAATATCTGGGATATGGTTAAGAAATATGAAAAGGACGAGGAAGGTCAATATCCCACCACAGCTATAGAGGAGATAAAAGTTGTTAGAAAGGTGAAGGAGAAAGCATGA
- a CDS encoding molybdopterin biosynthesis protein: protein MSTERKLFHVLMSPGEALEALRREGVLSPLGTEKVNIEESLHRVIATDIYSPIDYPPFDRSEVDGYAVSIRSVEGADELHPIRLKIKGYQKIGESPVGEVGLGEAIGIDTGAVIPRGATGVVMEEHTVKVGNSTIEVRKSVSPGENIAFAGSDIARGELIVPRGTMLTPEKIAVLSSLGIKEIEVYKIPKISVLSTGNEIVSPGDNLPVGKIYESNGRMILSFLASLGIGANFAGVVEDSYERMKERLEELIRKSDIVITSGGTSAGEEDVVYRVFQDIGKIVVHGLRMKPGKPTVIAVSGRKLMIGLPGFPLSALTNLILLVKPILMEIMGSSSRQAPLTAAFTGRLRKGLGRTWIVPVMLNNLEGIIHAVPIPSQSGSVSSLMRTDAIAILPEESEIIEDGELVKVIPIRQEFPPWREALLVGSHDLLLQDYLRALSLNERIGAAFTGSFRGLNLLKRGVIDIAPIHLLDEKSNTYNAPFIKSDDLLSKMAFLIRGYKRRLVLAFRGENEVESLEDAMEKGLRFVNRNIGSGTRTFIDLTLKQIAAKRNATLEEVKKKLKGYEHEAPNHNAVAAAISQGRADVGICIEHAAALYGLNYRAVAEEQYDFAILRKSLNKEAVSRFVDGLKDGSIGKIAEKYIGYIVDGSAGTVVCC from the coding sequence TTGAGCACAGAAAGGAAGTTATTCCATGTGCTAATGTCACCAGGGGAAGCACTGGAGGCCCTCAGGAGAGAGGGTGTTCTCTCTCCACTGGGAACAGAAAAAGTAAACATAGAGGAATCTCTCCACAGAGTAATTGCCACAGATATTTATTCTCCTATTGACTATCCTCCCTTTGATAGAAGCGAAGTTGATGGATATGCTGTCAGCATAAGATCTGTAGAAGGTGCTGATGAGCTCCACCCAATCAGATTGAAGATCAAGGGATATCAGAAAATAGGAGAATCCCCTGTTGGAGAGGTTGGTCTTGGAGAAGCTATTGGAATTGATACTGGTGCAGTTATCCCAAGAGGGGCAACTGGAGTTGTCATGGAGGAACACACAGTTAAAGTTGGAAACAGCACAATAGAAGTAAGGAAGTCTGTATCCCCTGGAGAGAACATAGCTTTTGCTGGCTCCGACATAGCTAGAGGAGAGCTCATAGTGCCGAGGGGAACAATGCTTACTCCAGAGAAGATAGCCGTTTTGAGCTCTCTAGGAATAAAGGAAATCGAGGTTTACAAGATACCGAAAATCTCGGTTCTGTCAACAGGGAACGAAATAGTAAGCCCAGGCGATAATCTTCCTGTAGGGAAAATATATGAATCAAACGGTAGGATGATATTATCTTTTCTAGCATCCCTAGGCATAGGAGCTAATTTTGCAGGAGTTGTGGAGGACAGCTATGAGAGAATGAAGGAGAGGTTGGAGGAACTGATCAGGAAAAGTGATATAGTGATAACAAGCGGCGGGACCTCGGCTGGAGAGGAGGACGTTGTATATAGGGTATTTCAAGATATTGGAAAAATCGTAGTGCATGGCCTCAGAATGAAGCCGGGCAAACCCACGGTAATAGCAGTAAGTGGAAGAAAGCTGATGATAGGGCTTCCTGGCTTTCCTCTTTCGGCTTTGACAAATCTGATTTTGCTGGTTAAGCCCATCCTAATGGAAATAATGGGCTCCTCATCAAGGCAAGCTCCCCTGACGGCAGCCTTTACCGGAAGACTGAGAAAAGGACTCGGGAGAACCTGGATTGTTCCAGTTATGCTCAACAACTTGGAAGGGATCATCCATGCAGTTCCCATCCCCTCTCAGTCTGGAAGCGTCTCGAGCCTCATGAGAACTGATGCAATAGCTATCCTCCCTGAAGAAAGTGAAATCATAGAGGATGGAGAACTTGTCAAGGTAATTCCAATAAGGCAGGAATTTCCTCCATGGAGAGAAGCGCTCCTAGTAGGGAGCCATGACCTCCTCCTCCAGGATTATCTGAGAGCTTTGAGTTTGAATGAAAGAATAGGGGCAGCTTTCACTGGCTCGTTCAGGGGACTGAACCTGCTGAAAAGGGGAGTCATAGATATTGCACCCATCCACCTCCTGGATGAAAAAAGCAACACGTACAATGCTCCGTTCATAAAAAGCGATGATTTGCTTTCCAAAATGGCTTTCTTGATAAGAGGTTACAAAAGGAGGTTGGTGCTTGCCTTCAGAGGCGAGAACGAGGTGGAGAGTCTAGAGGACGCGATGGAGAAAGGCCTGAGATTTGTGAACAGGAACATAGGTTCCGGTACGAGGACCTTCATAGATCTTACTTTGAAGCAAATTGCTGCAAAGAGAAATGCGACCCTGGAGGAGGTGAAGAAGAAGCTAAAGGGATATGAGCATGAGGCACCGAATCACAACGCGGTTGCTGCTGCCATATCCCAAGGGAGGGCTGATGTAGGCATATGCATAGAGCATGCAGCTGCACTCTATGGACTGAACTACAGAGCTGTAGCTGAGGAGCAATACGATTTTGCCATACTCAGAAAGAGCCTGAACAAAGAAGCAGTTTCTAGATTCGTGGATGGCTTGAAAGATGGGTCTATTGGTAAAATAGCTGAAAAATACATTGGGTATATTGTAGATGGTAGTGCTGGAACTGTGGTGTGTTGTTAG
- the glyS gene encoding glycine--tRNA ligase, translating into METGSAADRVFEVGKRRGFFWQSYEIYGGLSGMYDLGPYGIMLKENIINEWKYHFIRRHQEIMAELETPIIGPEIVYAASGHLESFTDPIVTCLSCGRKFRADQLIEEAAGVKVEGKPNEELTAIIKERGIKCPVCGGELSEVKAFNLLFKTQVGPYEGSIGYVRPELAQGMFLNFKRVYNVMREKLPIGIAQVGRVGRNEISPRQGMLRLREFTIMELEFFFDPDNPGHEGYIEPLLGRSLRILTANDRISGREEPRTMTLREALESGTIKTPWLGYWMVVSLDFLKALGIPEENIYFEEKLPEERAHYSRQTFDQLVKTERWGWIEVSGHAYRGDYDLSRHSIYSKQDLSVFRQFKSPAIKRKKVVKVNRAILGRLFRERAVEIERAILSMDPSAIEKLLEERGWIEINGERISAEAISIEEIEEKEAGRRIIPHVVEPSFGVERLLYVVMEYGLKEKEDRIILSIPARLSPIKVAVFPLVNDEALEKIAMDLYERIKQTGITAVYDNSGSIGRRYARADEIGVPFAITVDFQSTQDGTVTVRDRDSWKQERIKISEVIDLIRKKISF; encoded by the coding sequence ATGGAGACAGGAAGTGCAGCTGATAGAGTCTTCGAGGTTGGAAAGAGGAGGGGGTTCTTTTGGCAGTCCTATGAAATATATGGCGGTCTCAGTGGAATGTATGACCTAGGACCATATGGCATCATGCTGAAGGAGAACATAATCAATGAGTGGAAGTACCACTTCATAAGAAGGCACCAGGAGATAATGGCTGAATTAGAGACTCCGATAATCGGACCAGAAATCGTATATGCAGCCTCAGGACATCTAGAGAGCTTCACAGACCCAATAGTTACCTGTCTAAGCTGTGGGAGGAAGTTCAGGGCAGATCAGTTAATAGAGGAAGCTGCTGGAGTTAAGGTGGAAGGCAAGCCAAATGAGGAGCTAACTGCAATTATAAAGGAAAGAGGAATAAAATGTCCAGTTTGTGGTGGAGAGCTAAGCGAGGTGAAGGCCTTCAATCTCCTCTTCAAGACCCAAGTGGGACCCTATGAGGGGAGCATTGGATATGTGAGGCCTGAGCTTGCCCAGGGAATGTTTCTCAACTTTAAGCGTGTGTACAATGTAATGAGGGAGAAGCTACCGATTGGGATAGCACAGGTAGGCAGAGTGGGGAGGAATGAGATATCTCCAAGGCAGGGCATGCTTAGGCTCAGAGAGTTCACTATAATGGAGCTCGAGTTCTTCTTCGATCCCGATAATCCTGGCCATGAGGGATATATTGAGCCGCTGCTCGGAAGAAGTCTGAGGATTCTCACCGCTAACGATAGGATTTCTGGAAGAGAGGAGCCTAGAACAATGACTCTCAGGGAAGCACTGGAAAGCGGAACAATAAAGACTCCCTGGCTCGGCTACTGGATGGTTGTCTCTCTGGACTTTCTGAAGGCTCTAGGAATTCCAGAGGAGAACATATATTTCGAGGAGAAGCTTCCAGAGGAGAGAGCCCACTATTCAAGGCAAACATTCGATCAGCTTGTAAAGACAGAGAGATGGGGGTGGATTGAGGTCTCTGGACATGCATATAGGGGGGATTATGATTTATCGAGACATTCTATTTACAGCAAGCAGGACCTCTCTGTTTTCAGGCAGTTCAAATCTCCTGCAATAAAAAGGAAGAAAGTTGTAAAGGTGAATAGAGCTATACTAGGAAGACTATTCAGAGAGAGAGCCGTTGAAATAGAGAGAGCAATTCTCTCCATGGATCCTTCTGCTATCGAGAAGCTTCTGGAGGAGAGAGGTTGGATTGAAATAAATGGAGAGAGGATCAGTGCAGAAGCTATATCCATTGAGGAAATAGAGGAAAAAGAGGCTGGCAGGAGGATCATTCCCCATGTCGTTGAGCCATCCTTCGGTGTGGAAAGGTTGCTATATGTCGTAATGGAGTATGGGCTGAAAGAGAAGGAGGATAGGATCATTCTCTCCATACCTGCAAGGCTCTCTCCCATCAAAGTAGCGGTCTTCCCCCTCGTTAATGACGAAGCGCTGGAGAAAATTGCCATGGATTTATATGAGAGGATCAAGCAAACAGGCATAACAGCAGTGTACGATAATTCTGGGAGCATTGGAAGAAGATATGCAAGAGCTGATGAAATTGGAGTTCCCTTTGCCATAACCGTGGACTTTCAGAGCACACAAGATGGTACTGTAACAGTTAGAGATAGAGATAGCTGGAAGCAGGAGAGAATCAAGATATCGGAGGTCATAGATCTTATTAGAAAGAAGATTTCCTTTTGA
- a CDS encoding Lrp/AsnC ligand binding domain-containing protein: MPSAIVLINAEIGSEEEVFNEISKVKEVTEAYVVYGVYDVIVKVEADTMDKLKEVVASQIRKLPKVRSTLTMIIVEGKELKKK; this comes from the coding sequence ATGCCCTCAGCCATTGTACTAATAAATGCTGAAATAGGGAGCGAAGAAGAAGTATTCAACGAGATATCAAAGGTAAAGGAAGTAACAGAAGCGTATGTAGTATATGGCGTTTACGATGTAATAGTGAAAGTTGAAGCAGATACAATGGATAAACTTAAGGAGGTGGTAGCATCACAGATAAGAAAGCTACCAAAAGTGAGGTCAACCCTCACAATGATAATTGTTGAAGGGAAGGAGCTAAAGAAAAAGTGA
- a CDS encoding 30S ribosomal protein S17e, giving the protein MGKVRTAMVKRTARKLLSMYPTLFTESFESNKQIVRKLVDIPSKRVQNRIAGYLTRLVKINKRKSTSV; this is encoded by the coding sequence ATGGGCAAAGTAAGAACTGCTATGGTGAAGAGAACCGCGAGAAAGCTGCTCTCGATGTACCCTACTCTGTTCACTGAGAGCTTTGAGAGCAACAAGCAAATTGTGAGAAAGCTCGTTGATATACCGAGCAAGAGAGTGCAGAACAGAATTGCTGGTTATCTGACGAGGCTTGTTAAAATAAACAAGAGAAAGAGCACCTCGGTATGA
- a CDS encoding phosphoribosyltransferase, with product MEENAGDRFLTLSWKDIEEASMVIAEKISSSGFTPQVIVGILRGGWIPARILSDLLDVKEVGALEIKFYRGIEERSERPVITQPLVCDVKDKNVLIVDDVADTGKSLQVALGAVSLYGPKQIKSVSLYTKPWSVIVPDFYFAQTDKWIVFPWEKRETLQTLVEAEYRIISRTSIDSEKVSRDLAQKLKLQQDEIRRILELLLREKRSP from the coding sequence ATGGAGGAAAATGCTGGAGATAGATTCCTTACCCTCAGCTGGAAAGATATAGAAGAAGCATCTATGGTAATAGCGGAAAAAATTAGTTCTTCTGGTTTTACCCCACAAGTAATTGTGGGGATACTCAGAGGAGGTTGGATTCCAGCAAGAATCCTCAGCGATCTCCTTGATGTAAAAGAAGTGGGAGCGCTGGAGATAAAATTCTACAGAGGAATTGAGGAGAGAAGTGAGAGACCTGTTATAACACAACCGCTCGTTTGTGATGTGAAGGACAAAAACGTTCTCATAGTTGATGATGTCGCTGATACAGGAAAGAGCCTACAGGTAGCGCTTGGAGCTGTGAGCCTATATGGACCAAAGCAAATCAAGAGTGTTTCTCTATATACTAAACCATGGAGCGTTATCGTTCCGGACTTCTACTTTGCTCAGACAGATAAATGGATAGTTTTTCCGTGGGAGAAGCGCGAAACTCTCCAGACCCTAGTGGAAGCTGAGTACAGGATAATTAGCAGAACTTCAATAGATAGCGAAAAAGTCTCGAGGGATCTGGCTCAAAAGCTCAAACTGCAACAGGATGAAATTAGAAGAATTTTAGAGCTTCTATTAAGGGAGAAGAGGTCACCGTGA
- a CDS encoding DUF1743 domain-containing protein — protein MKRLAVGLDGYDSNFSGCTTHFTVFLLNILRKSGREFKLLGGPFLVRLNPNVPFKTRGNAAVSFSIEGEIDEQFIERSIEEVAEAYEFEKKGTSVIIDLDKWNRFVDLVRFYHRSVSDLVPRKVAEELLEDVGGISIGRNSLVGALASVGYALSESEFTYELLVYRGEAEEDNRTIDEKKAKEILLSFPSLFNNVSRKRGKVVAIPRGPDPVLIGIRGYNEGELMEALKELVPFMERPSAWCLFKSNQHTDPHAIPRKIEDLRVYRMGVIEGVISEKPDIKMGGHVIVYLDDERGMSIPVIFYSETYPMNVAAAKLRRGDRIAVLGGAVEKRGSDGLIFEAEKLWIKDVSNIILERNPRCPVCGARMESAGREKGYRCPKCGYRARGVLAKEKIVVKRDLQIGSVSPLEGRIRHLVKPSELEHIALPRITMGKEGKEIHCSYQAFR, from the coding sequence GTGAAGAGGCTGGCCGTTGGGCTGGACGGCTACGACTCAAATTTCTCAGGATGTACCACTCACTTCACAGTTTTTTTGCTTAACATTCTAAGGAAAAGTGGAAGGGAATTCAAGCTACTAGGTGGGCCTTTTTTAGTTAGGTTGAATCCAAATGTCCCTTTCAAGACAAGAGGAAATGCTGCAGTTTCTTTTTCAATTGAGGGGGAAATCGATGAGCAATTCATTGAGAGATCAATAGAAGAGGTTGCTGAAGCTTATGAATTCGAGAAAAAGGGAACATCTGTGATAATAGATCTGGATAAATGGAATAGATTTGTGGATTTGGTTAGGTTCTATCATAGGAGTGTTTCCGATTTGGTTCCAAGGAAAGTTGCTGAGGAGCTGCTTGAGGATGTTGGAGGAATAAGCATAGGAAGAAACAGCTTGGTTGGAGCTCTGGCGTCCGTGGGCTATGCTCTATCCGAAAGTGAGTTCACTTATGAGCTTCTCGTTTACAGAGGGGAAGCAGAGGAGGATAATAGAACAATCGATGAAAAAAAGGCTAAGGAGATCCTCCTCTCTTTTCCCTCACTCTTCAACAATGTCAGCAGAAAGAGAGGAAAGGTTGTAGCAATTCCCAGAGGTCCAGATCCTGTTTTGATCGGCATAAGGGGCTACAACGAAGGAGAACTAATGGAGGCTTTAAAAGAACTTGTTCCATTCATGGAGAGACCTTCAGCATGGTGTCTCTTCAAGAGCAATCAGCATACGGATCCCCATGCCATCCCAAGAAAAATAGAGGATCTGAGGGTCTATAGAATGGGCGTTATTGAGGGAGTAATCTCGGAGAAGCCCGATATCAAAATGGGGGGGCATGTTATTGTATATCTCGATGATGAGAGAGGGATGAGTATTCCAGTAATTTTCTACAGCGAAACCTATCCTATGAATGTTGCTGCTGCCAAATTGAGAAGGGGGGACAGAATAGCAGTTCTGGGAGGAGCTGTGGAGAAAAGAGGAAGCGATGGGCTGATATTTGAGGCGGAGAAGCTATGGATAAAGGATGTTTCAAATATAATATTGGAGAGAAACCCTAGGTGTCCGGTTTGTGGGGCAAGAATGGAGAGCGCTGGAAGGGAGAAGGGCTATAGATGCCCCAAATGCGGCTACAGAGCAAGAGGGGTTTTGGCTAAGGAGAAGATCGTTGTGAAAAGAGATTTGCAAATAGGATCCGTTTCTCCTTTGGAAGGAAGAATTAGGCACCTGGTGAAGCCGTCGGAGCTGGAGCACATTGCACTTCCTAGAATAACAATGGGCAAGGAAGGAAAGGAGATTCATTGCAGCTATCAAGCTTTCCGTTAG